CGCCCGGCTGGCCAGGATAGCCTCGACCAGCGGCTCGACGTGACGGTCGAGCAACATCACGCGCTGATCGTCGCCCCGGCTTATGGCTTCCTCTATTTGCGCGCAGCGCAAGGAAAAGGCTCGAAAAAGCTCCAGCAAGACGCCTCCCACTCCCATTGTCCCAAGTGGCGTGTCCAAATTGTGTGGCTGCACTTTCCCAAATGCGCCCTGAGGTGGATATTATTCGCGCCCTGGTAGTGACGGCTAACATGAAGTTTACTCGGTTTCAATCCGAGAACACCTGCCGCTTTTCACCGCTGATAAATCAGGGTTTGATTTTCAAGGCGCGAGCGTCTTCTTGATCTGCCAGCGGTCGTGATACCAGAGCCACTGTTCCGGATATTCCCGCACCCAACTTTCCACCTTGTCGTTGAGTAGCTGGGCGGCCGCCGGCAGGTCGAGATTGCCTTTGGCGTCGCGCGGCATCTCCAGCCGCGGCTCGATTTCCAGCCGGTAGCGGTTTCCCGGCAGGCGAATGCAGCGCGCCGGATAGACCTCGCAATCGAACTGGCGCACCAGCTTCGGCAGCAGCGGATTGGTCTTCACCTCTCGCCCGAAGAAGGTGCCTTTCAGCCCCTTGCCGAATTTCTGGTCGACGAGCACGCCCACCCCCTGGCCCGCCTCCAACTGGCGTGCGAGCGCGAAGGAGGAGCCGGCATGCGAGGGCACCAGCTTGCCCATGCGCGCGCTGCGGAAGTCAAACACCTTCTTGGCGACATAGGGATTGTTCGGCGGCCGGAAAAGCACGGTGACCGTGAGCCCGAAGGCCGCACCCGCCACCGGCAGCAGCTCGAAATTGGCGGTATGGCCGGTAAAGACGATGAAGGGGCGCGGATTGTCGCGCAGGTCGAGGAAGATGGGGATGCCCGACACCTCCACCCTGCCCGGCTCCGGCCGTTCGGGGTCGTAGTCGAATAATTCGTCGAGGAAGACGTATTCGGCCGCGAGCCGACCCATATTTCCCCAGCTGGCGAGCGCAATCTCTTCGATCTCGGCCTCGCTCTTCTCAGGGAAAGCGTTGCGGAGATTGACGAGCATCAGCTTATGGCGGCGGGTCCGCCGGCCGAGGCTGCGCATCACCCGGTCCGCGAAGCGAATCGCGCCATCGGCCGGAAACAGCTTCAGCACGTTCAGGAAGCCGAACATCGCCTGCGCCACCAGCCATTGCTGGAAATTTCTGAGCGCCAGAACGACCCGGGTAATGAACAGCTTCACGTCAGGTCAGTCCATCTTCAGAATGATCTTGCCGAAGATCTGGCGGGATTCCATCCGCTCCAGCGCGCGGTCGATATCGTCGAAGCCGACTTCGGTATCGATGACGGGATGCACGAGCCCGCGCCCCATCTTCTGCATCGCATCGGCCATGTTCTCCATACGGCAGCCGAAGGAGCCGAGAAGCTTCAACTGCTGCTGGAACAGCATCATCAGGTTCATCTCGGTCGAAACGCCCGAAGTCGAGCCGCAGGTGACGAGACGCCCGCCGCGCTTCATGCAGAGCATCGAACCGGCCCAGGTATCCTTCCCCACATGCTCGAAGACGACGTCGACGCCCTTCTTCTTGGTGAGCTTGCGCACCACGCCTTCGAAGCGGTCGGTGCGGTAGTTGATGACGTGATCGGCGCCGAGTGCCTTCGCCTTCTCGATCTTGTCGTCGGAGCCGACCGTGGTGATGACGGTGCAGCCGATCTTCTTGGCAAGCTGGATTGCCGCCGTGCCGATGCCGGAGCCGCCGGCGTGGACGAGGACGGTTTCGCCGGGCTCGAGCTTGGCATTGTCGAACAACATGTGCTCGACCGTGCCGAAGGTGACGGGGGCGAGCGCCGCACCAATCGCATCGACGCCGGGAGGAGCCGGAACGAGCAGGCGCGCCGGCAGATTGACCTTCTCCTGCGCGAAACCGTCGAGATGGAAACCGTGCACGCCGGAAACATGTTCGCAGAGATTGTCGCGGCCTTCGCGGCAGGGTCGGCAGAGGCCGCAGGTACGCGCGCCATAGATCGAAACCAGTTGGCCCGGCAGCACATTGGCGACACCCGGCCCGATCGCTTCGACGACGCCGGAGGCTTCCGCGCCGATGACAAGCGGCATCTTGCGCTTGGCAAAAGCCATGCCGCGCCAGCCCCAGACGTCGATATGGTTGAGGGCCACTGCCTTGACGCGCAGCGTCACCTCGCCGGCGGCAGGCGCCTCCGGTTCCGGCAGGTCGGTGATCTCAAGCTTGCGGTCGTCGATCAGTTGCAAAGCGCGCATAGCAAAATCCCTCGCCTCAGAGGCGTTCGTCTCGTCCTGAAATTGTCGGGAACCGCTTAAGCCGGTTCGAGCGCCATGACAAGGCTGGCATTCTGCCCGCCAAAGCCGAAGGAGTTGGAAAGCACGGCCGAAACCTGAGCCTCCCTCTTCTTGTTCGGCACGACATCGAGCACGATCGACGGATCGGGATTATTGTAGTTGATCGTCGGCGGCAGCGTGCCCGTCAGCATCGTCTGCAGCGAGAATACCGCCTCGACCGCACCCGCCGCCGTCAGCGTATGGCCGATCATCGACTTGTTCGACGAAACCGGAATGCCGACCAGCCGTTCGCCGAAGACGGCCGACATGGCGCCATACTCCATCTTGTCGTTTTCAGGCGTCGAGGTGCCGTGCGCGTTGATGTAGCCGATGCCGCTCTCGTCGATACCGGCATCGGCAAGAGCCGCGCGGATCGTCGCGATCGCCGGGCCGCCATCAGGCGAAGACCGGGTGCGGTGGAAGCTGTCGGCCTTGTCACCGGCGCCCTTCATGATGCCGAGCACCTTGGCGCCGCGAGCGACCGCCGATTCCAGCGATTCCAGCACCAGGGTGGCCGCACCCTCGGCGATGACGAAGCCATCGCGATCCTTGCTGAACGGCTTGGAGGCTTTGGTCGGCGGATCGTTCTGCGTCGAAAGGGCCGACAGCAGCGAGAAGCGGATCAGCGCTTCGGCGCTGAGCGATCCGTCCGTCGCGACGGTCAGCGCGCGGTCGGTGCGGCCCTGGCGGATCGCCTCGATGCCGAGCTGGATCGCAGTGACGCCGGAGGCGCAGGCCGTCGACAAGGTCACCGGCAGGCCGCGCGTGCCGAACCGGTCGGCAAGACGCTCGGAAATCGCGCCGAACAGCGCCGCCTCGTGGAAGGCCGGGTCGGGCCGCTGGCGCAGCGCCGTCAGGAAGCGCTCATAGGCATCACCGGGATGGTCGGCGGCCGGCGAACGGTCGGCGAGTTCGAACCGGGCGCTCCATTCCGGCTCGATCGGCGGCGCAGCAAGAAACAGCGGGCCACTGAAATCGCCTGATAGACCGGCATCGGCTAATGCCTCGATGGTCGTCTCGCGCGCAAAGGCATAGGAGCGCTCGACGGCGTTCGGGACGGGAATCTCGATGAAATCGACGGTGCCGGCGATCCGGGTCGACAGGCCTTCTGTGGGAAAACGATTGATCGCGTGGATACCCGAGGTGCCGGACGAAAGGGCCGCCCAGTTGTCCTTCAGGCCCTGGCCCAGCGACGTGATGATGCCCATGCCCGTCACTGCGACGATCGGCCGGCCGAGATGATCCTTGTAAGCGGAAGCTGTCATATCTCTCTCCTCACGCCTCTGCGGAAAGAACGGCGACGCCCTCGCCGCGCTGGTGTCCGACTGTCGTTACGACGGCGGCTTTCGTGCCCGCCTTCATCGGCGCTTCATGAGCAGCGTCGAAGGGCGGAACCTTGGCCTTGGTATCGATGGCAAGGGCTGCGAGCGCCAGCCCCAGCGGGAAATGCGCCTCGATCGTGTGACCGGAAACGCCGCCGAAGCCGCGGATTGCTGCACCGGGAAGCTGATGCTCCAGCACTGCCTTTTCGCGGGCCGCGATTTCATGCATGCCGGTCGAGCCGGAGAAGATCGCCGTCGCCTCCGGCGGCAGCTCGGCGGCAGGCTTCAGCAGCCGCTCCATGCGCACTTCGAAATTGCCGGCGCTACGGCTGCCGCGGTCGCCTTCGACGGCGCTGATCGTCGCGTAGATATGCGCGCCGCGCTCTTCCGCATGCTTGCGCGATTCCAGCACCAGGAAGGCGCCGGCCGAACCGGTGATCATACCGCCGCCCGCAAGGCCGGCGCGCGACCAGAGCGGCGCCCATTCGTCGCGCGTATGCGCGCCGATCGCTTCGGTGAGCAGAATCATATCGGGACGTTCGGCAGCAAAGGCGCCACCGACCAGCGCATGGGTGGATTCACCCGAACGGATGCGCCAGAACGCGGTCTCGACGGCTGAAACCCCTGAAGCTTCTTCGCCCATGAAGGTGCGCGAGGAACCGGTAACCTTGTGAACGATGGAGATGTTGCCCGCAAGCAGGTTGGAAAGCTGCGCCAGGAACAGAGTTGGCCTCAGCTCCGTCGTCAGCTTCTCATTCAGCAGCAATTCGCGGTCGTTGCGCTTCAGGCCCTCGTCCACGATCAGCGTATCGACATTGATATCGCGCTCGCCACCGCCGGCGGCCACAATCATGTCCATCGTGCCGCAGGCCTCGATATTGTCCTTGAAGCCGGCATCGTCGAGTGCCAGACCGGCTGCGAAGACGCCGATCCGCTGCCAGTTTTCCATCTGGCGCTGGTCGCCGCGCTTGGCGATTTGCTGCGACCAGTCGATCTCTGGGAGCGGGTGCACCGGATAGGGTTTGAACTTCTCGGTCTCGACGATCGCCTTCGGCGCGCTTTCGGCCGAAAGCAGCGCGATATGCGCCTCCTTGCCGACGCCCTGACAGGTAACGATGCCGACGCCCGAAATGACGACGTCGTTTGCAGCCTTGCTCATTCAATCACTCCCTGCGCTGCGATCGCTTCGAGAAGCCCGACTTCGCCGGCGCGTTTTTTCACGATATCGCCGAGCGGCACCTCGCTGAAGGGCATGGTACGCAGTTTCAGTTGCGCGTCGCAGACCTTCTTGCCGCCGCTGGTGATCTTGGCCTTGGTGACCGCAAAACCGGAACCGTCGTGCTCCAGCACCGCCTCGATGTCGAGCACGGCTTCCGGCTCGACGAAGGTGCGCATCTTCGCGCCGTCGACCGACATCAGGAAGGGCATGGCGGCAAAATCGGTAGCGGCAAGCACCAGCATACCGGAGGCCTGCGCCATGGCCTCGATCAGGAGCACACCTGGAACGAGCGGCATGCCGGGAAAATGGCCCTCGAAAACGGGACTCTTTGCCGGCACGACGGATCGCGCCGAAAGTATCCCCTTCTTCAGGTCCACCGCTTCTACGCGGTCAATCATCTGGAAATATTCCAGCAGCATTCGGATCCTCCGGCCCGACGGGACAGATCCGCCCGCCGGTGACGCCTAGTTAGGAACGAAACCGCCCGGCCGCCATAGTCAGGGCGGCAGGGCGTTCGAAAAAGACTGATATGTCGCTCAGGCCTTGGCCGCTTTGAGCTCATCGATCTTGGCGCAGAGGTTCTTCAGCACGAAATATTCTTCCGTAGAGACCTTGCCTTCGTTGACCTCCTGCGTCCACTTTTCGAGCGGAATCTTGATGCCGAACTCCTTGTCGATGGCAAAGACGATATCGAGGAAATCGAGGCTGTCGATACCGAGGTCGTCGATCGTATGGCTCTCCGGCGTGATCGTGGCGCGATCGATCTCGCTGGTTTCTGCAATAATGTCGGCAACTTTATCGAATGTAGCGGTCACGCGCTGTACCTCATGAAATGACGATTTAAACCCCCTCATAGGCAAATCCTTTTCAAAAGCCAATGCTTTCGTCCGGCCGTTGCGGCAAATTGACAATAAGGTGTTGCCTAAACAGCAATGGAACGCCGGTGAGTGCAGGCGCCGAAAGCAGGATGCGGCCGTCCAACATCCTCACCGGTCTTTGATCTGAATCAAATTATGCGCGCTGGCATTTGATAATCATCAAACTGCGCTGGAAGGAATTGCGGTCGCGTTCCAGCATGTCCGGCTTTTTGAAGGATCACGACGATGGACGTTGCCAGCAACGAGATTTTCGAGACAGGCACGCCCGTCCCATGTCGTTCCTGTCAGGCGCGGCACGGCGTCGTCTGCGGCGCCCTGTCGAACGCTCAGCTGAAGGAGCTCAACCGCCACTCCATGCGCCGCAAGATCGGGGCCGGCTCGGAGATCATTGCGCAAGGATCGGAAAGTTCGTTTTATTCGAACATCATGCGCGGCGTGGTGAAGCTCTGCAAGATGATGCCGGACGGACGCCAGCAGATTGTGGGCCTGCAGTTCGCTCCCGATTTCGTCGGCAGGCCCTTCGTCCGCGAAAGCACACTGTCGGCGGAGGCGGCAACCGACGCGGAAATTTGTGTCTTCCCGCGCAACCTGCTCGACCGCATGATCGGGGAGACGCCGGAGCTGCAGCGCAGGCTGCACGATCAGGCGCTCAACGAGCTGGACGCCGCGCGCGACTGGATGCTGACGCTCGGCCGCCGCACGGCGGAGGAGAAGGTTGCAAGCCTGCTCCACCTCATCGCAACCCATGCCGAGCCGCAAACCGCCATCAGCACCGCCTTCGATTTGCCGTTATCGCGCGCCGAGATCGCCGATTTTCTCGGGCTGACGATCGAAACCGTCAGCCGGCAAATGACAAGGCTGCGCAAGTGGGGTGTCATCCTGATCGAGAACTCCAGACATATCGTCGTTCCCGATCTGGATGAGCTGGAAAGGATCAGCGCGTAATGCGATCAGACGTCGAATTCGGATTCAGGCGCTGATCCGGGATCAGCGCGTGATGACGACGCGCGTGTTGGCAAGACCTGCCTGCCGCGCCAGCGAAAAGAACTCCGCCGCATTGTCGGGATGCAAGCGAACGCAGCCATGCGAGGCCGGCCTGCCGAGACGCTTCAGATCGAAGGTGGCGTGAACGGCGTAACCGCCGTTGAAAAATACGGCGTAAGGCATCGGCGCGTTGTCGTACTTGCGGGAACGGTGATCGCGCGACAGCCATTTGGCGCTCCAGGAGCCGGTGGGCGTGACATAACCATTGCGCGCGGTCGAAACCTTCCAGCGATATTTGACGAAGCCGTTCTCGGTGACGGTCATCGTCTGCTTGCCGATGCTGATATTGGCAATCAGCGTTGCTGCCTCAGCCGCAACCGGAGAAAACTGCAGTAATAAGCTTGCCGTCGCGGCGGCAAAAATCGTCTTCATGATAACCCCTCTTCGCACCCGCGCATTTGATTGCGCCCTCACGACAGAGAGACTACGACGATACTTGATTACATAGCTTTAACCCGAATGGTAATCACAATTCTAACAGGGCATTGACGGTTTAAGCGCCGCAGGACGGCCGCTCCGCCTCACTGAAGCTTGCGCGCCGCCGGCCTTTGCTTGAGCTGCTGATAGGCCTTGTTCATCCTTTCGCGGATGGAGGCCATGGTGCCGAGATTATGGCCGCAGGCCGCGCAGCTGATGATGTCCGTCTCCCGGATCTCCGGACGCTCGAATTTCATCTTGGTGCTTCTGCACTTCGGGCACGGTAGTTCAACCTGAACTGTCATCGTTCTGCCTCCGGTCTGATGGATATGAGGCGTTTCGCATAAAGCTTTACGGCGGGACTGTCCACTGGGGCGTGAGCTGTGCCGCAAGTCCCTCACAGAAAGCACAAAAACAATCCGAACGTCACGCCGGCAAGCACCATGCAGCTCGCCTGATATACCGAGACTCCGTCTTCGATGTCGCCGGATGTCGCGACATCGCGCCCGGGATTGTTGATCATCGGTTCGGTAATGAGCACGCCGCCATAGATGCGCGGTCCTGCGAGCTGGACATTCAGCGCACCAGCCATTGCCGCTTCCGGCCGGCCGGAATTCGGCGAACGGTGCAGGCCGCCGTCGCGCATCGCCACCCGGATCGCTTCGCGGCAGGCGCTGGTGCCGCGCCGGATCCAGGCGCCAGCAGCAATCAGCAGGATGGAAAGGCGCGCGGCCGGCCAGTTGGCGACATCGTCGAGCCGGGCGGCCGCCCAGCCGAAATCGATGTATTTTTCCGATCTATGGCCGATCATCGAATCCGCCGTGTTCAGCATCTTGTAGGCAAAAAGCCCTGGCAGGCCGAAGATAGCATACCAAATCGCCGGCGCGACGACGCCATCGGAGAAGTTCTCGGCAAGGCTTTCGATCGCCGCGCGGCAGACGGCCGGCTCATCCAGCGTCTCGGGATCGCGCCCCACAATGCGGGCGACGGCGGCCCGCCCACCGGCAAGCCCCTCCTCACGCAGGGCGACGGCAACGGCAGCGACGTGGTCGGCAAGGCTCTTCTGCGCCAGAAAGATCGCCACCAGTCCGGTCTCCAGCGGGATGCCGGCGAGGCCGAACAACGCGAAAAACCGGTTGAACACGAAGCCTGCCGCCAAGGCCAGCAACAGCAGCGCCAGGATGGCGGCAACGCCATTCATTCGTCGTTGATGGCCCGTGAGGCTTGAAGGATTGAGCTGCTGGTCGGCATAGGAGATCACCGCTCCGAAAATCGCAACGGGATGCGGCACGCGCGACCAGAGCCATTGCGGATCGCCGAGTATCCGGTCGAGCAGCAGCGCCAGAAGCAGCACGAGAAGGTTTAGATCGATCGTCATCGCTCAAATCTCTGAAGGACTTCGCCAAGCCACCGGTCCGCCGCCGGATCAGGCGTCAGCCCGAAACGGAGC
This DNA window, taken from Rhizobium etli CFN 42, encodes the following:
- a CDS encoding beta-ketoacyl-ACP synthase, with product MTASAYKDHLGRPIVAVTGMGIITSLGQGLKDNWAALSSGTSGIHAINRFPTEGLSTRIAGTVDFIEIPVPNAVERSYAFARETTIEALADAGLSGDFSGPLFLAAPPIEPEWSARFELADRSPAADHPGDAYERFLTALRQRPDPAFHEAALFGAISERLADRFGTRGLPVTLSTACASGVTAIQLGIEAIRQGRTDRALTVATDGSLSAEALIRFSLLSALSTQNDPPTKASKPFSKDRDGFVIAEGAATLVLESLESAVARGAKVLGIMKGAGDKADSFHRTRSSPDGGPAIATIRAALADAGIDESGIGYINAHGTSTPENDKMEYGAMSAVFGERLVGIPVSSNKSMIGHTLTAAGAVEAVFSLQTMLTGTLPPTINYNNPDPSIVLDVVPNKKREAQVSAVLSNSFGFGGQNASLVMALEPA
- a CDS encoding acyl carrier protein produces the protein MTATFDKVADIIAETSEIDRATITPESHTIDDLGIDSLDFLDIVFAIDKEFGIKIPLEKWTQEVNEGKVSTEEYFVLKNLCAKIDELKAAKA
- a CDS encoding beta-ketoacyl-ACP synthase is translated as MSKAANDVVISGVGIVTCQGVGKEAHIALLSAESAPKAIVETEKFKPYPVHPLPEIDWSQQIAKRGDQRQMENWQRIGVFAAGLALDDAGFKDNIEACGTMDMIVAAGGGERDINVDTLIVDEGLKRNDRELLLNEKLTTELRPTLFLAQLSNLLAGNISIVHKVTGSSRTFMGEEASGVSAVETAFWRIRSGESTHALVGGAFAAERPDMILLTEAIGAHTRDEWAPLWSRAGLAGGGMITGSAGAFLVLESRKHAEERGAHIYATISAVEGDRGSRSAGNFEVRMERLLKPAAELPPEATAIFSGSTGMHEIAAREKAVLEHQLPGAAIRGFGGVSGHTIEAHFPLGLALAALAIDTKAKVPPFDAAHEAPMKAGTKAAVVTTVGHQRGEGVAVLSAEA
- a CDS encoding lipid A biosynthesis lauroyl acyltransferase, whose protein sequence is MKLFITRVVLALRNFQQWLVAQAMFGFLNVLKLFPADGAIRFADRVMRSLGRRTRRHKLMLVNLRNAFPEKSEAEIEEIALASWGNMGRLAAEYVFLDELFDYDPERPEPGRVEVSGIPIFLDLRDNPRPFIVFTGHTANFELLPVAGAAFGLTVTVLFRPPNNPYVAKKVFDFRSARMGKLVPSHAGSSFALARQLEAGQGVGVLVDQKFGKGLKGTFFGREVKTNPLLPKLVRQFDCEVYPARCIRLPGNRYRLEIEPRLEMPRDAKGNLDLPAAAQLLNDKVESWVREYPEQWLWYHDRWQIKKTLAP
- the cbiB gene encoding adenosylcobinamide-phosphate synthase CbiB, whose protein sequence is MTIDLNLLVLLLALLLDRILGDPQWLWSRVPHPVAIFGAVISYADQQLNPSSLTGHQRRMNGVAAILALLLLALAAGFVFNRFFALFGLAGIPLETGLVAIFLAQKSLADHVAAVAVALREEGLAGGRAAVARIVGRDPETLDEPAVCRAAIESLAENFSDGVVAPAIWYAIFGLPGLFAYKMLNTADSMIGHRSEKYIDFGWAAARLDDVANWPAARLSILLIAAGAWIRRGTSACREAIRVAMRDGGLHRSPNSGRPEAAMAGALNVQLAGPRIYGGVLITEPMINNPGRDVATSGDIEDGVSVYQASCMVLAGVTFGLFLCFL
- a CDS encoding L,D-transpeptidase, which produces MKTIFAAATASLLLQFSPVAAEAATLIANISIGKQTMTVTENGFVKYRWKVSTARNGYVTPTGSWSAKWLSRDHRSRKYDNAPMPYAVFFNGGYAVHATFDLKRLGRPASHGCVRLHPDNAAEFFSLARQAGLANTRVVITR
- a CDS encoding zinc-binding dehydrogenase produces the protein MRALQLIDDRKLEITDLPEPEAPAAGEVTLRVKAVALNHIDVWGWRGMAFAKRKMPLVIGAEASGVVEAIGPGVANVLPGQLVSIYGARTCGLCRPCREGRDNLCEHVSGVHGFHLDGFAQEKVNLPARLLVPAPPGVDAIGAALAPVTFGTVEHMLFDNAKLEPGETVLVHAGGSGIGTAAIQLAKKIGCTVITTVGSDDKIEKAKALGADHVINYRTDRFEGVVRKLTKKKGVDVVFEHVGKDTWAGSMLCMKRGGRLVTCGSTSGVSTEMNLMMLFQQQLKLLGSFGCRMENMADAMQKMGRGLVHPVIDTEVGFDDIDRALERMESRQIFGKIILKMD
- a CDS encoding 3-hydroxyacyl-ACP dehydratase FabZ family protein, whose translation is MLLEYFQMIDRVEAVDLKKGILSARSVVPAKSPVFEGHFPGMPLVPGVLLIEAMAQASGMLVLAATDFAAMPFLMSVDGAKMRTFVEPEAVLDIEAVLEHDGSGFAVTKAKITSGGKKVCDAQLKLRTMPFSEVPLGDIVKKRAGEVGLLEAIAAQGVIE
- a CDS encoding Crp/Fnr family transcriptional regulator is translated as MDVASNEIFETGTPVPCRSCQARHGVVCGALSNAQLKELNRHSMRRKIGAGSEIIAQGSESSFYSNIMRGVVKLCKMMPDGRQQIVGLQFAPDFVGRPFVRESTLSAEAATDAEICVFPRNLLDRMIGETPELQRRLHDQALNELDAARDWMLTLGRRTAEEKVASLLHLIATHAEPQTAISTAFDLPLSRAEIADFLGLTIETVSRQMTRLRKWGVILIENSRHIVVPDLDELERISA